DNA sequence from the Penicillium psychrofluorescens genome assembly, chromosome: 3 genome:
CAGGAATGGGCACGCGCTGGAAATGTTGCGGAAAGCGCCCGGATGGATCGAGGTGTGGAAGCAAACAAAGAGAGCCAAGAAAACACCCAGGAAACCAACACAGGGGTTGGGGGGAGGAAACAGAGAAAAGCACCAGCGGGGCAGAgagaagggagaaaaggaaacaaCTGAACAGAGCTCAACAGCAAGAAGTGCAGAAGAAATCGAGACAGcgaaggaagagagagaaaggaagaaagaagaagaagggagacGGAGCCGCTAGGGGTGGGGGGTGCGCTAGGCCTGCCCGGGTTTAGTGCCAGCGCCTGGAGTTCGTACAACTTCGTCTTTACCACCAACCTTCCAGACGGCGACACAGCAACATGGCCGCTCCGAACTACGCCAATCCAGACTCCCTCACGGAGCTCTCGACCATGATCGAGCGTACGGTCAGTATGGCCCACCGGGGGCTTCTTGGACCAACCCACTGACCGTCCCAGCTCATCGACACCGGGCGCCTCTTCAGGAAGCCAGCTTCCATGCCACCCAAGACCACGCTGCAGCGGTCCCTTCCCGCTTACTACGCGAGTTTCCAAGAGGCCCTGGACAACCTATCGGAGCAGATTGTAAGCATGATCTATTATTGAAGACGATCGGCCGATTATTCCTCGACTTTGCTTTTGATGTGTGCTAACCCTGTCGTAGTTCATCGCAAAAGCATTTTTGGAGAAAGACtacgaggccatcaaggctCAAACGGCACCACAGCCCGTCGAAGATGTGGTCATGGCCGAGCCCAAGGTCGAGCTcgaggcggagaagatccctgtcgacgacgacctcAAGGTCGAACCCAAGATCGAAGAGCAGCCGGCCGTAGCACCGACCCTGCCAGAGACGCACGCCGACACCCCCAttaaagaagaaaaagaaccGGAACCGGTGCCAGAAGAGATCGACTTTGATTCCGTGCTCAATGACAACGCGGGCGGTCCCAATGACTTTGACCTCAACCTAGATTTCGGGGATGACTCGCTGGGGAATCAAGCTTTCCTCTCGGGATCGACGTTCGACAAAGCGAAACCACCTGatagtggtggtggtggtggagtCTTTGACCTGGAGCTGCAGAAGGACGGGGATCCGGAGATCATGGGCGAATCTAGCTTCGATGATCTGTTCCTTGAAACGGACCAGCTCGCGGAGGGCGATCTTGGGCAACTCGAGGGGGATAGCCTAATGAACCtgaacgagctggacgatAATTGGTTTACGTGAGGAGGTGGCACACTGGCGGTGGGGGGCCACCGAGCAGGATTCTAGAT
Encoded proteins:
- a CDS encoding uncharacterized protein (ID:PFLUO_005380-T1.cds;~source:funannotate), whose product is MAAPNYANPDSLTELSTMIERTLIDTGRLFRKPASMPPKTTLQRSLPAYYASFQEALDNLSEQIFIAKAFLEKDYEAIKAQTAPQPVEDVVMAEPKVELEAEKIPVDDDLKVEPKIEEQPAVAPTLPETHADTPIKEEKEPEPVPEEIDFDSVLNDNAGGPNDFDLNLDFGDDSLGNQAFLSGSTFDKAKPPDSGGGGGVFDLELQKDGDPEIMGESSFDDLFLETDQLAEGDLGQLEGDSLMNLNELDDNWFT